The following proteins are encoded in a genomic region of Oryctolagus cuniculus chromosome 6, mOryCun1.1, whole genome shotgun sequence:
- the LOC100358336 gene encoding actin-related protein 3, whose protein sequence is MAGRLPACVVDCGTGFIYLKEYTKLGYAGNTEPQFIIPSCIAIKESAKVGDQAQRRVMKGVDDLDFFIGDEAIEKPTYATKWPIRHGIVEDWDLMERFMEQVIFKYLRAEPEDHYFLLTEPPLNTPENREYTAEIMFESFNVPGLYIAVQAVLALAASWTSRQVGERTLTGTVIDSGDGVTHVIPVAEGYVIGSCIKHIPIAGRDITYFIQQLLRDREVGIPSEQSLETAKAVKESYSYVCPDLVKEFNKYDTDGSKWIKQYTGINAISKKEFSIDVGYERFLGPEIFFHPEFANPDFTQPISEVVDEVIQNCSIDVRRPLYKNIVLSGGSTMFRDFGRRLQRDLKRTVDARLKLSEELSGGRLKPKPIDVQVITHHMQRYAVWFGGSMLASTPEFYQVCHTKKDYEEIGPSICRHNPVFGVMS, encoded by the exons ATGGCGGGACGGCTGCCGGCCTGTGTGGTGGACTGTGGCacgggatttatttatttgaaaga gtatacAAAACTAGGATATGCTGGAAATACAGAACCACAGTTTATCATCCCTTCCTGTATTGCTATTAAGGAGTCAGCAAAAGTGGGTGATCAAGCTCAAAGGAGGGTGATGAAAGGTGTTGATGACCTAGACTTCTTCATTGGTGATGAAGCAATAGAAAAACCTACATATGCAACAAAGTGGCCAATTCGCCATGGTATAGTTGAAGATTGGGATTTGATGGAAAGGTTTATGGAACAAgtgatctttaaatatttaagggCAGAACCTGAAgaccattattttcttttgactGAACCTCCACTGAATACTCCAGAAAACAGGGAATATACTGCTGAAATAATGTTTGAGTCTTTCAATGTTCCAGGCTTGTACATTGCTGTACAGGCTGTTCTTGCCTTAGCGGCATCCTGGACCTCAAGACAAGTAGGAGAACGGACATTGACTGGTACGGTAATAGACAGTGGAGATGGTGTCACTCATGTCATTCCTGTGGCTGAAGGGTATGTGATTGGCAGCTGTATTAAACACATTCCAATCGCAGGACGAGATATAACATACTTTATTCAGCAACTGCTGAGAGACCGAGAAGTAGGAATCCCTTCAGAACAATCCCTGGAAACTGCTAAGGCAGTAAAGGAGAGCTATAGTTATGTCTGCCCAGATTTAGTAAAGGAATTTAACAAGTATGACACAGATGGGTCAAAGTGGATTAAGCAGTATACTGGAATCAATGCTATCTCTAAGAAAGAATTTTCCATTGATGTTGGTTATGAGAGATTCCTGGGACCTGAAATCTTTTTTCATCCAGAGTTTGCTAATCCAGACTTTACGCAGCCTATCTCAGAAGTTGTAGATGAAGTAATTCAGAATTGTTCTATTGATGTTAGACGTCCTCTCTACAAGAATATTGTCCTCTCTGGAGGTTCAACCATGTTCAGGGACTTTGGACGTCGTTTGCAAAGAGATTTGAAAAGAACTGTAGATGCCAGGCTGAAGTTGAGTGAAGAATTGAGTGGCGGTAGATTGAAGCCAAAACCTATCGACGTACAAGTTATTACACACCACATGCAACGATATGCAGTTTGGTTTGGAGGATCGATGCTGGCTTCTACACCTGAGTTCTACCAAGTATGCCATACCAAAAAGGATTATGAAGAAATTGGACCTAGCATTTGTCGTCACAATCCAGTGTTTGGAGTCATGTCGTAA